The following proteins are encoded in a genomic region of Magallana gigas chromosome 1, xbMagGiga1.1, whole genome shotgun sequence:
- the LOC105323923 gene encoding N-lysine methyltransferase KMT5A-like — MFEMRMRVCIENGNAILLKRGKSMSRRSRRERGRPGQHGQRIIDRDAFYIKETPNKGRGVFTKKEFGQNEFLLPYEGELLEKEPDVDDTYIFEFTFKGKPYWVDASKEDGSFGRLLNDDHIHPNCRPKVMEIDEKPVICFFSLRPLSSNTELVYDYGPGNIYPWRGKFGMLRNHQKNLTAV; from the exons ATGTTCGAAATGCGCATGCGCGTGTGTATAGAAAACGGAAATGCCATTTTGTTGAAGCGGGGGAAAAGTATGTCGAGAAGAAGTCGGAGGGAACGGGGAAGGCCAGGTCAACATGGTCAAAGAATCATTGACCGGGATGCCTTTTATATTAAAGAAACTCCGAATAAAG gaaGAGGTGTATTTACAAAGAAAGAATTTGGACAAAATGAATTCCTATTACCGTATGAAGGAGAGTTATTAGAGAAAGAACCAGATGTAGATGacacatatatttttgaatttacattcaAAGGAAAGCCTTATTG gGTTGATGCTTCAAAAGAAGATGGATCATTTGGACGTctgttaaatgatgatcatATCCATCCAAATTGTAGACCAAAAGTGATGGAGATTGATGAAAAGCCAGTcatttgttttttctctctaaGGCCATTATCCTCTAATACAGAACTGGTATATGACTATGGCCCAGGCAACATCTATCCTTGGAGAGGAAAG ttCGGAATGCTACGGAATCACCAGAAAAACTTAACAGCAGTGTAG
- the LOC117691940 gene encoding uncharacterized protein, whose amino-acid sequence MHKNEVIVAKALSLPKNSAERKEIWKTLRNEGDWDHNFNVLKNGTGTLIPKYREQKTRAHSEFIPCSGCKGLYSKTSLSDHFKTCVSKQTDKKNQGVKEGRFLLPIPEHINGGFYKDVLLSMSQDDIYMYIYRDPLILKFGKRLYENKDIQEHTSNHISCRMRELGRLIGEAKKTPEWGIQKIEDCFSPEKFNNVVSCVKSLAGFSEDTHMYATPSLALKIGYSLQRCARIYRSDGIIESDITKQENGSAFIQLYESDWNDLISSRARQTLSEKKYNAPKMLPLCEDVYKLNSYLKEKIKELLMKLSNDSAFYIELAKMTLCHITLFNRKRGGDVQRITVDNYKQAIEAQNSVPYDDELKSSLSDVEIELCRSLTRIELKGKQERKVAILLTPEMIKCIDLLMQKRSDANVCGKYLFARPSPSTRTLRASDVLNEICGKIELRYGNIITYTNLRKHIATMAQIHELSENGQDQLAKFLGHDIRVHREIYRQPLDIIQKTKISKMLMLINEGKNVTEMLFNNQEEVKEIDGSCADESDGEMDYQTDKDSLHNKSAQGKRKAPSDGRSTDENSAGKRHKTQKKPWNPSEMNSVNKHFSHFIAMSKVPGKNDIENVLKKDKILSKRTWRNVKDQVYNLIKKQRKC is encoded by the exons ATGCACAAAAATGAAGTTATTGTAGCTAAGGCTCTTTCCTTACCCAAAAACAGTGccgaaagaaaagaaatttggAAAACATTAAGAAATGAAGGAGACTGGGATCACAACTTCAACGTTCTGAAAAATGGAACTGGAACATTAATACCGAAGTATAGAGAGCAGAAGACCAGAGCACATAGTGAATTTATACCATGTAGTGGTTGCAAGGGTTTGTACTCCAAAACTTCATTGAGTGATCATTTTAAGACATGTGTTAGTAAGcagactgataaaaaaaatcaaggagtGAAAGAAGGTCGTTTTTTACTACCTATTCCAGAACATATTAATGGAGGATTTTACAAAGATGTTTTATTATCCATGTCTCAAGAtgacatttatatgtatatatatcgcGATCCACTCATACTGAAATTTGGAAAGCGCCTGTATGAAAATAAGGACATCCAGGAACATACATCTAACCACATCAGCTGCAGAATGAGAGAACTAGGCAGACTAATAGGAGAAGCCAAAAAGACACCTGAATGGGGTATCCAGAAGATTGAGGATTGTTTTAGTCCTGAGAAATTTAACAATGTTGTGTCATGTGTGAAGTCCCTTGCTGGATTTAGTGAAGATACACATATGTATGCAACTCCTTCCCTTGCACTGAAAATAGGGTATAGTCTTCAACGATGTGCAAGGATTTATAGATCAGATGGAATTATTGAGTCAGATATAACAAAACAAGAGAATGGTTCAGCTTTCATTCAGTTGTATGAGTCTGATTGGAACGATCTCATCTCTTCCCGTGCACGACAAACTTTGAGTGAGAAAAAGTATAATGCGCCAAAAATGTTACCTCTATGCGAGGATGTGTACAAGCTTAATTCCTAcctaaaagaaaaaatcaaagaactTTTGATGAAATTGTCGAATGATTCAGCTTTCTACATTGAGCTGGCAAAGATGACGCTATGTCACATAACTCTCTTTAACAGGAAGCGTGGAGGCGATGTGCAGCGTATTACTGTAGACAATTACAAGCAAGCTATTGAAGCACAAAACAGTGTTCCCTACGATGACGAACTTAAATCAAGTTTGTCAGACGTGGAAATTGAGCTTTGTCGTTCTTTGACTCGAATTGAACTCAAAGGCAAACAGGAAAGAAAAGTTGCAATATTACTTACTCCAGAGatgattaaatgcattgatCTCTTAATGCAGAAAAGAAGTGATGCAAATGTATgtggaaaatatttatttgctaGACCATCACCCTCCACACGAACACTAAGGGCAAGTGACgtattgaatgaaatatgtGGGAAAATAGAATTGCGCTATGGAAACATTATAACCTATACAAACCTCAGAAAACACATTGCCACAATGGCACAAATCCATGAGCTTAGTGAAAACGGTCAGGATCAGTTAGCCAAATTCCTTGGCCATGACATAAGAGTCCACAGAGAAATTTATCGGCAACCATTGGATATCATTCAAAAAACAAAGATCTCCAAGATGTTGATGCTAATTAACGAGGGGAAAAATGTCACAGAGATGCTCTTTAATAATCAGG AGGAGGTAAAGGAAATTGACGGGTCCTGTGCTGATGAGAGTGATGGAGAAATGGATTACCAGACTGATAAAGACAGTCTTCATAATAAAAGCGCTCAAG GGAAAAGAAAAGCACCCTCTGATGGCAGATCTACCGATGAAAATTCTGCAGGCAAACGTCACAAAACACAGAAAAAACCATGGAATCCATCTGAAATGAATTCAGTCAACAAGCATTTTTCCCATTTTATTGCAATGTCCAAAGTTCCTGGCAAGAACGATAtcgagaatgttttaaaaaaggataaaatcCTTTCCAAAAGAACTTGGAGAAATGTGAAAGATCAAGTGTACAAccttataaaaaaacaaagaaaatgctga